A stretch of Brassica rapa cultivar Chiifu-401-42 chromosome A08, CAAS_Brap_v3.01, whole genome shotgun sequence DNA encodes these proteins:
- the LOC103833453 gene encoding acylamino-acid-releasing enzyme isoform X1, producing the protein MARIYTHSALTCSTNLGFHFRSSSSHLHLRRLISPTSLTLPLAKTQSSWTGRRVVAMDSSGTDSAKELHVGLDSATEEEYATQSKLLQEFMSIPTLDKAWILSSDSGCQAMVAMSQANLLANKRRKFMLSALISKDETTSNQSSVNFHWTPFPVEMTGASAFVPSPSGLKLLVIRNPENESPTKFEIWSSSQLDKEFHIPQKVHGSVYLDGWFEGISWNSDETRVAYVAEEPSPPKPTFDHLGYYKKGTSSDKDIGSWKGQGDWEDEWGEAYAGKKQPALFVIDVDSGEVEHIKGVPRSISVGQVVWSPNSKGSAQYLVFAGWLGDKRKLGLKHCYNRPCAIYAVRCPEPKDDANEPFPVHNLTKSISSGFCPRFSKDGKFLLFLSAKAAVDSGAHCSTESLHKISWPSDGKLPESTNIVDVIEVVNCPDDGCFPGLYVTGLLSDPWLSDGTLILSSYWRSCRVILSLNLISGELSRVSPNDSDFSWSVLALDGDNVVAVSSSPVSVPEIKYGKKVLDPSGKPSWHWSTIQKPIFKCSEKVTSGLSSLQFKILKVPVSNVSECLTEGAKRPFEAIYISSSETKENGKCDPLVVVLHGGPHTVAPCSFSKQLAYLSSIGYSLLIVNYRGSLGFGEDALQSVPGKIGSQDVNDVLSAVDHAVEMGLADPSRITVLGGSHGGFLTTHLIGQAPDKFVAAAARNPVCNIASMVGITDIPDWCFFEAYGDQTHYTEVPSPEDMSLFHQISPISHISKVKTPTLFLLGTVDLRVPISNGFQYVRALKEKGADVKVLVFPNDNHSLDRPQTDYESFLNIAVWFNKYCKL; encoded by the exons TCAAAGTTACTTCAAGAGTTCATGAGCATTCCCACCCTTGACAAAGCTTGGATTCTCAGCTCTGATTCTG GTTGTCAGGCAATGGTTGCCATGAGTCAAGCAAACCTTTTGGCTAATAAAAGGAGGAAGTTTATGTTATCTGCTCTCATCTCCAAAGACGAAACTACAAGTAACCAATCTTCTGTCAACTTTCACTGGACTCCATTTCCAGTTGAGATGACTGGCGCATCGGCCTTTGTCCCCTCTCCATCAGGTCTGAAGCTTCTTGTGATTCGAAACCCTGAAAACGAGTCTCCTACAAAGTTTGAGATATGGAGTTCGTCTCAGCTAGACAAGGAGTTTCATATCCCACAGAAAGTTCATGGCTCTGTATACCTTGATGGATG GTTTGAAGGGATCTCTTGGAACTCAGATGAGACTCGTGTTGCTTATGTTGCAGAGGAACCATCTCCTCCCAAACCTACGTTTGACCATCTTGGTTATTACAAGAAAGGAACTTCTTCGGACAAGGATATTGGAAGCTGGAAAGGTCAAGGAGATTGGGAAGATGAATGGGGAGAAGCGTATGCCGGAAAAAAGCAGCCTGCCCTGTTTGTTATCGATGTTGACAGTGGAGAGGTGGAGCATATCAAAGGAGTTCCAAGATCGATAAGTGTCGGACAGGTTGTTTGGAGTCCAAACAGTAAAGGCTCAGCTCAGTACTTAGTTTTCGCTGGATGGTTAGGAGATAAAAGAAAGCTTGGTCTCAAACACTGCTACAACAGACCATGTGCCATTTACGCAGTTAGATGCCCAGAACCTAa AGATGATGCTAATGAACCATTCCCTGTTCATAATTTGACTAAAAGCATAAGCAGCGGTTTTTGCCCACGGTTCAG CAAAGATGGCAAGTTTCTTCTGTTTTTATCCGCAAAGGCCGCTGTTGATTCTGGGGCGCATTGTTCAACCGAGTCACTTCACAAGATTAGCTGGCCAAGCGATGGGAAACTTCCTGAATCAACTAATATCGTTGATGTG ATTGAAGTTGTGAATTGTCCCGATGATGGTTGTTTCCCTGGGCTCTATGTCACCGGACTTTTGAGTGATCCGTGGCTGTCAGATGGCACTCTTATATTGTCTTCCTACTGGCGCAGTTGTAGAGTAATACTCAGCTTAAATTTGATAAG TGGTGAACTATCACGTGTCAGCCCTAATGATTCTGATTTTTCATGGAGTGTTCTTGCACTTGATGGTGATAATGTTGTTGCTG TGTCTAGCAGTCCAGTGAGTGTTCCTGAAATCAAGTATGGAAAGAAAGTTCTTGATCCATCTGGAAAGCCTTCATGGCATTGGTCAACTATCCAAAAACCAATATTTAAATGCTCTGAGAAG GTGACATCAGGGCTTTCATCTCTTCagtttaaaattctaaaagttCCAGTCAGTAATGTTTCTGAATGTCTCACCGAAG GGGCCAAAAGACCTTTTGaagctatatatatatcgtCTTCAGAGACCAAGGAGAATGGGAAATGTGATCCTTTAGTTGTTGTCCTCCATGGAGGCCCTCATACAGTTGCACCATGCAGCTTCTCCAAGCAGTTGGCATATCTCTCCTCAATTGGATACAGTCTGCTGATTGTAAATTACAG GGGTTCGTTGGGATTTGGGGAAGATGCTCTGCAGTCTGTACCTGGAAAAATTGGATCACAGGACGTGAACGATGTTCTCTCAGCTGTAGATCATGCCGTCGAAATGGGACTTGCAGACCCGTCTAGAATAACCGTGCTAGGTGGTTCTCACGGTGGGTTTCTGACCACACACTTGATTGGCCAG GCGCCGGATAAGTTTGTGGCAGCAGCTGCGAGGAATCCTGTATGCAACATTGCATCAATGGTTGGGATTACGGATATACCTGATTGGTGTTTCTTTGAAGCTTATGGTGACCAGACTCACTACACAGAAGTCCCCTCACCTGAAGACATGTCTCTGTTTCATCAAATCTCTCCTATATCACACATCTCAAAG GTGAAAACACCCACTCTGTTTCTTTTGGGAACTGTGGATCTCCGTGTTCCTATTTCAAATGGATTTCAA TACGTTAGGGCGTTAAAGGAGAAAGGAGCCGATGTTAAAGTCTTAGTCTTTCCTAATGACAATCATTCTCTAGACAG accgCAGACGGATTATGAAAGCTTTCTCAACATTGCTGTCTGGTTCAACAAGTATTGCAAGCTGTGA
- the LOC103833485 gene encoding F-box/LRR-repeat protein At3g58930-like, whose amino-acid sequence MDRISGLPDEVLCHILSFLPTKLAALTSVLSTKWRNLLAFVPNLDITCHIKIVPVDSIYYGIPKEIMYGIMLSFRGFIDRVLALQGDSSIKKVSLNCINYVHPDHLDRWICNVLRRGVSELETAIYDQDGDDDFNYLLPQEMFVSRTLVKLKLSDVQWWPGAEGTFLPKLKTLAVNGHWFCPDKLGMILPAFPVLEELYIESITWKDSGDSVSSASLKKLTIHANGCQSMIAHITTSMSISFDTPSLLYLEYSDEVASYYPKVNFPNLVEAVLDLNIRDLDYMKLYRERNDDGLRNYEICVSSWPA is encoded by the coding sequence ATGGATCGTATTAGCGGTCTACCTGACGAGGTTCTTTGCCATATATTGTCCTTCCTTCCGACAAAGCTTGCTGCTTTGACATCTGTTCTATCAACTAAGTGGCGCAATCTTCTTGCGTTTGTCCCTAATCTTGACATCACTTGTCATATTAAGATCGTGCCAGTAGATAGCATTTATTATGGTATTCCTAAGGAGATTATGTATGGAATTATGCTGAGCTTCAGGGGTTTTATAGATAGGGTATTGGCTTTGCAGGGTGATTCTTCCATTAAGAAAGTCTCCCTCAACTGTATAAACTATGTTCATCCAGATCATTTGGACCGTTGGATATGTAACGTGCTGCGTCGTGGTGTTTCAGAACTTGAAACTGCCATCTATGATcaagatggtgatgatgattttAATTATCTTCTGCCTCAAGAGATGTTCGTCAGTAGGACATTAGTCAAGTTGAAATTAAGCGACGTTCAGTGGTGGCCTGGAGCGGAAGGAACTTTTTTGCCAAAGCTTAAAACTCTAGCTGTTAATGGACATTGGTTTTGTCCGGATAAGCTTGGGATGATTCTCCCCGCTTTCCCTGTGCTTGAGGAATTATACATAGAAAGCATTACGTGGAAAGATTCGGGTGACTCAGTGTCAAGTGCAAGCCTCAAGAAGCTCACTATCCATGCCAATGGTTGTCAAAGCATGATAGCACATATTACAACGAGCATGAGCATTTCTTTTGATACTCCAAGTCTGCTCTACCTTGAGTATTCTGATGAAGTTGCGAGCTACTATCCGAAAGTTAACTTTCCAAATTTAGTTGAGGCAGTACTCGACCTTAATATACGTGATCTTGATTATATGAAGCTATACAGAGAGCGAAATGATGATGGGTTAAGGAACTATGAAATTTGTGTAAGCTCATGGCCGGCATAG
- the LOC103833453 gene encoding acylamino-acid-releasing enzyme isoform X2 — MDSSGTDSAKELHVGLDSATEEEYATQSKLLQEFMSIPTLDKAWILSSDSGCQAMVAMSQANLLANKRRKFMLSALISKDETTSNQSSVNFHWTPFPVEMTGASAFVPSPSGLKLLVIRNPENESPTKFEIWSSSQLDKEFHIPQKVHGSVYLDGWFEGISWNSDETRVAYVAEEPSPPKPTFDHLGYYKKGTSSDKDIGSWKGQGDWEDEWGEAYAGKKQPALFVIDVDSGEVEHIKGVPRSISVGQVVWSPNSKGSAQYLVFAGWLGDKRKLGLKHCYNRPCAIYAVRCPEPKDDANEPFPVHNLTKSISSGFCPRFSKDGKFLLFLSAKAAVDSGAHCSTESLHKISWPSDGKLPESTNIVDVIEVVNCPDDGCFPGLYVTGLLSDPWLSDGTLILSSYWRSCRVILSLNLISGELSRVSPNDSDFSWSVLALDGDNVVAVSSSPVSVPEIKYGKKVLDPSGKPSWHWSTIQKPIFKCSEKVTSGLSSLQFKILKVPVSNVSECLTEGAKRPFEAIYISSSETKENGKCDPLVVVLHGGPHTVAPCSFSKQLAYLSSIGYSLLIVNYRGSLGFGEDALQSVPGKIGSQDVNDVLSAVDHAVEMGLADPSRITVLGGSHGGFLTTHLIGQAPDKFVAAAARNPVCNIASMVGITDIPDWCFFEAYGDQTHYTEVPSPEDMSLFHQISPISHISKVKTPTLFLLGTVDLRVPISNGFQYVRALKEKGADVKVLVFPNDNHSLDRPQTDYESFLNIAVWFNKYCKL; from the exons TCAAAGTTACTTCAAGAGTTCATGAGCATTCCCACCCTTGACAAAGCTTGGATTCTCAGCTCTGATTCTG GTTGTCAGGCAATGGTTGCCATGAGTCAAGCAAACCTTTTGGCTAATAAAAGGAGGAAGTTTATGTTATCTGCTCTCATCTCCAAAGACGAAACTACAAGTAACCAATCTTCTGTCAACTTTCACTGGACTCCATTTCCAGTTGAGATGACTGGCGCATCGGCCTTTGTCCCCTCTCCATCAGGTCTGAAGCTTCTTGTGATTCGAAACCCTGAAAACGAGTCTCCTACAAAGTTTGAGATATGGAGTTCGTCTCAGCTAGACAAGGAGTTTCATATCCCACAGAAAGTTCATGGCTCTGTATACCTTGATGGATG GTTTGAAGGGATCTCTTGGAACTCAGATGAGACTCGTGTTGCTTATGTTGCAGAGGAACCATCTCCTCCCAAACCTACGTTTGACCATCTTGGTTATTACAAGAAAGGAACTTCTTCGGACAAGGATATTGGAAGCTGGAAAGGTCAAGGAGATTGGGAAGATGAATGGGGAGAAGCGTATGCCGGAAAAAAGCAGCCTGCCCTGTTTGTTATCGATGTTGACAGTGGAGAGGTGGAGCATATCAAAGGAGTTCCAAGATCGATAAGTGTCGGACAGGTTGTTTGGAGTCCAAACAGTAAAGGCTCAGCTCAGTACTTAGTTTTCGCTGGATGGTTAGGAGATAAAAGAAAGCTTGGTCTCAAACACTGCTACAACAGACCATGTGCCATTTACGCAGTTAGATGCCCAGAACCTAa AGATGATGCTAATGAACCATTCCCTGTTCATAATTTGACTAAAAGCATAAGCAGCGGTTTTTGCCCACGGTTCAG CAAAGATGGCAAGTTTCTTCTGTTTTTATCCGCAAAGGCCGCTGTTGATTCTGGGGCGCATTGTTCAACCGAGTCACTTCACAAGATTAGCTGGCCAAGCGATGGGAAACTTCCTGAATCAACTAATATCGTTGATGTG ATTGAAGTTGTGAATTGTCCCGATGATGGTTGTTTCCCTGGGCTCTATGTCACCGGACTTTTGAGTGATCCGTGGCTGTCAGATGGCACTCTTATATTGTCTTCCTACTGGCGCAGTTGTAGAGTAATACTCAGCTTAAATTTGATAAG TGGTGAACTATCACGTGTCAGCCCTAATGATTCTGATTTTTCATGGAGTGTTCTTGCACTTGATGGTGATAATGTTGTTGCTG TGTCTAGCAGTCCAGTGAGTGTTCCTGAAATCAAGTATGGAAAGAAAGTTCTTGATCCATCTGGAAAGCCTTCATGGCATTGGTCAACTATCCAAAAACCAATATTTAAATGCTCTGAGAAG GTGACATCAGGGCTTTCATCTCTTCagtttaaaattctaaaagttCCAGTCAGTAATGTTTCTGAATGTCTCACCGAAG GGGCCAAAAGACCTTTTGaagctatatatatatcgtCTTCAGAGACCAAGGAGAATGGGAAATGTGATCCTTTAGTTGTTGTCCTCCATGGAGGCCCTCATACAGTTGCACCATGCAGCTTCTCCAAGCAGTTGGCATATCTCTCCTCAATTGGATACAGTCTGCTGATTGTAAATTACAG GGGTTCGTTGGGATTTGGGGAAGATGCTCTGCAGTCTGTACCTGGAAAAATTGGATCACAGGACGTGAACGATGTTCTCTCAGCTGTAGATCATGCCGTCGAAATGGGACTTGCAGACCCGTCTAGAATAACCGTGCTAGGTGGTTCTCACGGTGGGTTTCTGACCACACACTTGATTGGCCAG GCGCCGGATAAGTTTGTGGCAGCAGCTGCGAGGAATCCTGTATGCAACATTGCATCAATGGTTGGGATTACGGATATACCTGATTGGTGTTTCTTTGAAGCTTATGGTGACCAGACTCACTACACAGAAGTCCCCTCACCTGAAGACATGTCTCTGTTTCATCAAATCTCTCCTATATCACACATCTCAAAG GTGAAAACACCCACTCTGTTTCTTTTGGGAACTGTGGATCTCCGTGTTCCTATTTCAAATGGATTTCAA TACGTTAGGGCGTTAAAGGAGAAAGGAGCCGATGTTAAAGTCTTAGTCTTTCCTAATGACAATCATTCTCTAGACAG accgCAGACGGATTATGAAAGCTTTCTCAACATTGCTGTCTGGTTCAACAAGTATTGCAAGCTGTGA
- the LOC103833455 gene encoding uncharacterized protein LOC103833455, producing the protein MSAVGTSKGILEIAKFGFYVAVPIGLMYTFANNSTNIKKFMGNRSYVVYPEEAPRPPSPEELREMARELARKKNIHGVDDK; encoded by the exons ATGTCGGCTGTAGGAACATCGAAAGGGATCTTGGAGATAGCCAAGTTCGGTTTCTACGTCGCTGTACCTATCGGTCTTATGTATACATTCGCCAACAACAGCACCAATATCAAGAAATTCATGGGAAat CGATCATATGTTGTGTACCCTGAAGAGGCACCTCGACCTCCTTCACCCGAGGAGCTACGAGAGATGGCGCGAGAGCTTGCCCGTAAGAAGAACATCCACGGAGTTGATGACAAGTAA